A stretch of Candidatus Stygibacter australis DNA encodes these proteins:
- a CDS encoding Fe-S-containing hydro-lyase, producing MIKLNAPLKQEDVKSLKIGDQISLSGVIYTARDSAHQKLVDLLKAGKELPFDPDGSVIFYVGPSPAKPGQVIGAAGPTTSYRMDPFVIDLMKVGMKGMIGKGPRSAEVKEGLKQYTGVYFGATGGAAALLAKTITEAEVIAFPELGPEAVRRLVVKDMPLIVVSDCQGGDLYDKGVEDYKK from the coding sequence ATGATAAAATTAAATGCCCCCCTAAAGCAGGAAGATGTTAAAAGTTTAAAGATTGGAGATCAAATCTCACTCAGTGGAGTTATTTATACAGCCCGTGATTCTGCTCATCAGAAACTGGTGGATCTACTTAAAGCAGGAAAAGAATTACCCTTTGATCCGGATGGAAGTGTGATATTTTATGTGGGACCTTCTCCAGCAAAGCCAGGTCAAGTGATCGGTGCTGCGGGACCTACCACCAGCTACCGAATGGATCCTTTTGTGATAGACCTTATGAAAGTAGGGATGAAAGGAATGATAGGTAAGGGACCAAGATCAGCGGAAGTAAAGGAAGGATTGAAGCAGTATACCGGAGTATATTTTGGTGCTACTGGTGGCGCTGCGGCACTTCTGGCAAAGACCATTACTGAAGCAGAAGTGATAGCCTTTCCGGAATTGGGTCCGGAAGCAGTGAGAAGACTGGTTGTAAAAGATATGCCTTTGATAGTAGTAAGTGATTGCCAGGGCGGTGATCTGTATGATAAAGGCGTGGAAGATTATAAAAAATAG
- a CDS encoding NADP-dependent malic enzyme yields MMKVKMDISNIDEIFPADFSNEEKAQAKTLFLKRLSLVAHKFYRGKIQVVPKVPVPGFNWFNVWYTPGVSMVSTTIRDDNLTSYELSNRGNLVAVVSDSTRVLGDGDCTPSGGLGVMEGKAYLMKYLGGVDAVPLCVDSTNAQGKKDPDKIIEFVKMAAPSFGAVNLEDISQPNCYKVLDTLREECSIPVWHDDAQGTASVTLAGLINALKLADKKIGDVRIVMNGAGASNTTIARFILAAGADPKKMVMFDSKGSLHTGRSDIESKPEFYRKWDLCQQTNPNRIGTIAEAMTGADVLIALSKPGPGTIKQEWISKMAAKSIVFVCANPVPEIYPYAAKEAGAFIVATGRGDFPNQVNNSIGFPGILKGTLLVRASKITDNMAIAASYSLANYAERRGITPDDIIPKMDEPDIFCQEAADVAMQAIKDGVARVQLTREEVFNAAKKEIDYSRELTNSMVSNGFIENVPQDFLEESRDWAIKQIRGGQ; encoded by the coding sequence ATGATGAAAGTGAAAATGGATATTTCTAACATCGACGAAATATTTCCGGCGGATTTTTCTAATGAAGAAAAGGCACAAGCTAAAACCCTGTTTTTGAAAAGACTATCTCTTGTGGCACATAAATTTTACCGTGGTAAGATCCAGGTAGTCCCAAAGGTGCCCGTGCCTGGATTTAACTGGTTTAATGTGTGGTACACACCAGGGGTATCAATGGTATCAACCACGATCAGGGATGATAATCTTACCTCTTATGAGCTTTCAAACCGAGGTAATCTGGTGGCAGTTGTGAGTGATTCCACTCGTGTGCTGGGAGATGGGGATTGTACTCCTTCAGGCGGATTGGGTGTGATGGAAGGAAAAGCATATCTGATGAAATATCTGGGTGGCGTGGATGCCGTGCCATTATGCGTGGATAGCACAAATGCCCAGGGAAAGAAAGATCCTGATAAGATAATTGAATTCGTGAAAATGGCTGCACCCAGCTTTGGAGCAGTAAATCTGGAAGATATATCTCAGCCTAATTGTTATAAAGTGCTTGATACTCTTCGTGAAGAATGCAGTATACCCGTATGGCATGATGATGCTCAGGGAACTGCATCCGTTACTCTGGCAGGTTTGATCAATGCCCTTAAACTGGCAGATAAGAAGATCGGAGATGTACGAATAGTAATGAATGGAGCCGGTGCTTCTAATACAACTATCGCCAGATTTATTCTGGCAGCAGGAGCTGATCCTAAGAAAATGGTGATGTTTGATTCCAAAGGTTCGCTTCATACTGGACGTAGTGACATAGAATCCAAGCCGGAATTTTACCGGAAATGGGATCTTTGCCAGCAGACTAATCCGAATAGAATTGGTACTATCGCTGAAGCCATGACAGGAGCAGATGTATTGATAGCATTATCCAAACCCGGGCCAGGGACTATTAAGCAGGAATGGATCAGTAAAATGGCTGCAAAATCAATAGTATTTGTATGCGCCAATCCCGTTCCGGAGATATATCCCTATGCAGCAAAAGAAGCTGGTGCTTTTATTGTAGCTACGGGTAGAGGAGATTTTCCTAATCAGGTCAATAATTCGATAGGATTCCCGGGAATATTAAAGGGAACTTTACTTGTGAGAGCTTCAAAGATCACTGATAATATGGCGATTGCTGCTTCATATTCTCTGGCAAATTATGCTGAACGAAGAGGCATCACTCCAGATGACATTATCCCCAAGATGGATGAACCTGATATATTCTGTCAGGAAGCTGCCGATGTTGCCATGCAGGCGATCAAAGATGGTGTGGCAAGAGTGCAATTGACCAGGGAAGAAGTATTTAATGCTGCTAAAAAGGAAATTGATTATTCACGGGAACTCACAAACTCAATGGTCAGTAACGGCTTCATAGAAAATGTACCCCAGGACTTCCTGGAAGAATCTCGTGATTGGGCAATAAAACAGATCA